Proteins encoded in a region of the Homalodisca vitripennis isolate AUS2020 unplaced genomic scaffold, UT_GWSS_2.1 ScUCBcl_7323;HRSCAF=14967, whole genome shotgun sequence genome:
- the LOC124374112 gene encoding phospholipid-transporting ATPase ABCA3-like has protein sequence MEECEALCSRLTIMVAGQMKCVGSTEYLKYKFGQGFTVKIKLNALHQQTHAVEAVKQDMMSQFRYCSIKDEHSCLLHYHVPDPTIRLAVLFTKTWST, from the exons ATGGAGGAGTGTGAGGCATTATGCTCTCGACTGACCATCATGGTGGCTGGTCAGATGAAGTGTGTCGGCAGTACAGAGTATCTGAAGTACAAGTTTGGACAAGGTTTCACTGTTAAAATCAAGCTGAATGCTCTACACCAGCAGACCCATGCTGTAGAGGCAGTCAAACAAGATATGATGTCACAGTTCAGATACTGCTCCATCAAAGATGAACACTCG TGCTTGCTGCATTACCATGTGCCGGATCCAACCATCCGTCTAGCCGTTCTGTTTACAAAAACCTGGAGCACCTGA